A single genomic interval of Armigeres subalbatus isolate Guangzhou_Male chromosome 1, GZ_Asu_2, whole genome shotgun sequence harbors:
- the LOC134207372 gene encoding uncharacterized protein LOC134207372, whose amino-acid sequence MERLVNRRLTEYLESTGRLDSRQHAFRPGRGTNTYLASLTQILEDNKVQLGATTSKTTKEETGVPQGSVIAVTLFLVAMAEVFVNLPKDIYIIVYADDIVLVAVGKHPKVVRRKAQAAVNRVAKWAQAAGFQMAANKCIRVHICQSNHHLPKRPITLDGNTIPVKKSVKLLGVTFDRKLTFKTHFNNIKEACRTRTNMIKLISRKRTRSDRRTRLRVADAVISSRLLYGLEATSGNFDELILSLAPVYNRSIRLVSGHLPSTPADIACAEAGVLPFRHKATLALCSRSISYLERTTNNSAPCCLVDRANAALHHASQQHLPKIAGLHRLGAASWNRAKPKIDLSLKANLRKGPNKKQAQTLFRNLLETRYPTSTIRYTDGSKLAGRVGLGVDCSSGTTSSYRIPDMCSVFSAEAAAIFQATIQPSEDPVLIVTDSASVLAAITSDSNRHPFIQAIQANLDNNTTLTWVPGHAGIQGNESADILAGIGRSSPFLCRVVPAEDAKLWAKHTVSSSWASEWRDQRNICRMVKNSTLPVKTSQIIGNRWYFPGCEQVIPT is encoded by the exons ATGGAGCGGCTAGTCAACAGGCGACTGACGGAATATCTGGAAAGCACCGGCCGTTTAGACAGTAGGCAGCACGCATTCCGTCCCGGCCGTGGTACCAATACGTACCTTGCATCGCTAACGCAAATCCTAGAGGACAACAAGG TACAGCTCGGAGCTACCACATCCAAGACCACCAAGGAGGAAACCGGAGTTCCCCAGGGCTCAGTAATAGCCGTGACCCTTTTCCTCGTCGCCATGGCCGAAGTTTTCGTCAACCTACCGAAGGACATCTACATCATCGTCTACGCCGACGATATTGTACTCGTAGCTGTCGGCAAGCACCCGAAGGTAGTCAGGAGGAAGGCGCAGGCGGCAGTAAATCGCGTCGCCAAGTGGGCACAAGCTGCGGGTTTCCAAATGGCTGCTAACAAGTGCATCAGGGTGCACATCTGCCAGTCCAACCATCACCTTCCCAAACGTCCGATCACCCTCGACGGCAACACTATTCCAGTGAAGAAAAGCGTCAAGCTACTAGGAGTTACCTTCGACCGAAAGCTTACCTTCAAAACCCACTTCAACAACATCAAGGAAGCCTGCCGAACACGAACCAATATGATTAAACTCATCTCGAGGAAGCGCACCCGAAGCGATCGACGCACACGGCTCCGGGTAGCGGACGCCGTCATATCCAGCAGGTTACTGTACGGCCTCGAGGCAACCTCAGGTAACTTCGACGAATTAATTCTCTCCCTAGCGCCGGTGTATAATCGGTCGATTCGACTTGTCTCGGGACACCTACCATCCACCCCCGCGGATATCGCCTGCGCCGAGGCGGGAGTGTTACCCTTCCGTCACAAGGCCACGCTGGCCCTGTGCTCAAGAAGCATCAGTTACCTGGAGAGGACCACAAACAACAGCGCACCATGCTGCCTGGTCGACCGGGCGAACGCTGCACTACACCATGCGTCGCAGCAACACTTGCCGAAAATTGCAGGTCTCCATCGTCTTGGAGCAGCTAGCTGGAACCGTGCAAAGCCTAAAATCGATTTGTCGCTGAAGGCAAACCTGAGGAAAGGCCCTAACAAAAAACAGGCGCAAACCCTCTTCAGGAACCTGCTGGAAACAAGATACCCGACATCAACCATCCGGTACACCGACGGGTCCAAACTGGCGGGCAGAGTCGGACTAGGCGTCGACTGCAGCAGCGGTACCACTTCTTCCTACCGCATTCCCGACATGTGCTCGGTTTTCTCGGCGGAAGCAGCTGCTATCTTCCAGGCGACCATCCAACCTAGTGAGGACCCGGTGCTGATAGTTACGGACTCGGCTAGTGTTCTCGCAGCGATCACATCAGACAGCAATCGGCACCCGTTCATCCAAGCCATCCAAGCCAACTTAGACAACAACACCACACTGACTTGGGTCCCTGGACACGCGGGCATCCAAGGAAACGAAAGCGCAGACATCCTGGCAGGCATTGGGCGGAGCAGCCCTTTCCTCTGCCGAGTCGTCCCTGCTGAAGACGCAAAACTCTGGGCAAAACACACAGTATCATCTTCTTGGGCAAGCGAATGGAGAGACCAACGGAACATCTGCCGCATGGTAAAGAATTCCACCCTCCCGGTGAAGACATCCCAAATCATCGGGAACAGGTGGTACTTTCCCGGCTGCGAACAGGTCATACCAACCTGA